The following are encoded together in the Anopheles nili chromosome 3, idAnoNiliSN_F5_01, whole genome shotgun sequence genome:
- the LOC128724551 gene encoding mucin-5AC, protein MQQVDDPPYLTVGTEVSAKYKGAFCEAKVRKVVRNIKCKVAYKQQGLGSGVVSDDQIKGALRVGATVEVKHPERKEYVEATLTKIQDCSQYTVVFDDGDITTLRRSALCLKSGRHFNESETLDQLPLTHPEHFGNPVIGGRRGRRSRHLLPDESSDEEDEPTTHSRSNASDKEENIGKVVCVETSDNKKKNPKENWFPGLVVAPTAQDTVRIRVKDEYLVRSFKDGRYYTVPKKEATEFTRDSVNKSEAAAVSAAIEYMDNDVLPPHWDREALFGMSGSCSDSDQELETDSSDDEPTEEKDHFVAQLYKFMDDRGTPLNKAPSITNRDVDLYRLFRAVQKLHGYNRVTTQNQWKQIALRLGFSPATASITNLVKQAYKKFLFSFEEFNRKLGCTMVPHPKTSRSKGRSLVRASSVQSPKLTEKEKQQTAKEKAVAALAADSSSKANSSSSSVVAVSAAVAVTVAETSNSAVEESGNTSESSAAESAVLRPSATKRKAGGGKVKALVDKFEEKEKEREKEKSSVASSKASGDSSGTASKKEEPTVAKKEKFTPKVVKPVETVEKRGRKRKDADSVDSKKDDRESTAGSASSSGGGGSSTTKQEKQATVSKKEDGGPPGSGSASVNSVNSGSGGGNGTGPGSGGTQSGSSRNISPARGVATGSVPDFPIEVGDKLKVYYDEQKVTYEAKVIEIAKQEGSPIYLVHYTGWNTRYDEWVRKERIAENLTNSKTKKGKSSNNPPAGGGSATSRSSSNAGGLTPGGDKTPKIGKRSRGNSKGDQSGGPGGNSTPRSTTPNVGRNKSPATPSNRRPITRGGSSAVSGASLSAAAGRRTSNNTDISSSLSVPTDPDNTSDTDSDEPMMKKCTTNSTSSTTSSNSSISILSTSTKVSTTAEAGSSSDAAAISDEFSNGATKGGGRDYDLNQIRSELKGFKDLKSPGSPASDTTTTTTTTAVACEGSSGPRSSTTDVPKHLIPKQEPACERNVLSASTDTAESNSTNTSTLVTVKKEIAIPVAVKEEESTVTEEDDEVEKSSESETLSEEDSSQSSNKAFSSSPITTMVDSDTAETPLANTNVLSPKTSDSPAPSVERDDSSSTEPLITVVNKAADMKASLEKCAVSVKKETIDPSMADKMSTSLASLAGKPPIKTYGTAATIIANAEKMAFSSLRDGPSDSEVKPQIVVASHKDSETQQKHLQHLSPALATSPQIGPSSALSTRAKGGILEEKVSSGTNMTSPLGAGNRTTPATATGTKVGTGTSPSGTGGNKDESTVQSVTAATGASNRILKSAASMQPIVPAVSSDDNSSSSKGLQNLASSGPSHTSFGMLRSEKKQSLAQFAGVGSTISGTDKKPTLGREGMSAFSTTTGSLSVHGGTTAPTTATVPVSSASSLKHGGSGPLGEKKHFSSSTLTPAQNKLLSKEALSIKSIFESTANRMDEKISDVYEFEDEYDEQTPSGTISGNGTGSSTSTSVSGPRKLVSDVPPAEVVSSMSLTSVSSGSSTGGGLLGEEKRKKSLQRKTQMTSSDPLDIGIGTGLYSAAKRAKKPSPIKTEPVATETKSPKVGGLVRRDQKEKEDQQKEQKSSVGGEPVTGAESSGLRSSAASESLKEKSSQKVNVSAAATVSSSISAMSTGFVQTPIKHDSTFDVLRKSPSFNLVTPGQPGIKEETLKGSEESETKPTPPPATVTTTPGIFTPVISVTSNVGSSVNDRSISSVLYPYGKGPSTSVLLAKAGDDNAKEEPTLENCKKYFNDMNFEFETPNVKKPPSIADKVLKALSQQQQQQNQQQVIKSEKPDFPKYMPSSMHHTNKPPAITSSASSSSVGAGLESGNTMSSVTAMSLAHTMTKSDLMSSNTSTVSYSTSITGALPAKATGQVANETHLSKSSEHVITASLGIKKEADESFTPVTKSSPIGVDSKTNIPTVLQQSSQGALTPASQNSGAHKLHLLEQIPTSRSNDLTESIRKLDPDPRFIHDDESTDSNDSEHRLIIEDAESQGSGEPVSTGIGAPTAHTPTAALVMNSPGTTAVIVHYDSKQPVPPSVTSAKKELFEEKPRTNVPSITHEMASAASAAAVAAVAGKEKLVLKHERSATIEHPALSSVQVKDEIVKPVMAGSTAVTSVGEKKTSVGAKQSLLETIIQMNTASRGMSSEDYLMLKVHEQQQREGTGAESRKDVPLPVQHSESKVSTSASVITSTGPSESVVTVTPSLSQQGQSLGEDKTQLPAVQHPQSQPQQAPNNESLSLLLCEETIPGSPAPKDHDRLPPSTVGRKVYAEPPLAISTSSSSSSSFLQPQTVQTATDLKPVPMDLEPPVMTITIGGNTTISSSSQNAQTAGGASAGIGGSFNSTIQQAPQQQQQHQQILRGKIGPSGGGGESAVDTPNSSPRDSVSQDETHDQESSPVKKRRQRKPSEEPTLKRRRTTNINQGGYGSANNGSSGSYGRNQRGINTSNATDSEDNSDTIAALQRSSSSSLVFIGSKSGRPCQYNFLVNLDPSLNNNQRIAIIKKKIQELRKTYNAIKAELASIDRRRKKLRRRERENKKQAKLNSVSANN, encoded by the exons ATGCAG CAAGTGGACGACCCCCCTTATTTAACAGTTGGAACGGAGGTTAGCGCCAAATATAAGGGGGCGTTCTGCGAGGCCAAGGTACGCAAGGTGGTGCGCAACATCAAATGCAAGGTCGCGTACAAACAGCAAGGCCTAGGGTCCGGTGTCGTCTCGGACGACCAGATCAAAGGTGCGCTGCGAGTGGGTGCAACGGTCGAGGTGAAACACCCCGAAAGGAAAGAGTACGTTGAGGCGACACTTACGAAGATCCAGGACTGCTCGCAGTACACGGTCGTGTTCGATGATGGGGACATAACGACCCTCCGGAGAAGTGCGCTGTGTCTGAAGAGCGGCCGACACTttaacgaaagcgaaacgctGGATCAGCTTCCCTTGACACATCCGGAGCATTTTGGCAATCCGGTCATCGGAGGACGAAGGGGTCGTAG ATCCCGTCACCTGCTGCCCGATGAAAGCTCGGACGAGGAAGATGAACCGACAACCCATTCTCGCTCGAACGCAAGCGACAAGGAGGAAAACATCGGCAAGGTGGTTTGCGTCGAGACCAGCGataacaagaagaaaaacccgaaGGAAAACTGGTTCCCGGGGCTGGTGGTCGCACCAACCGCTCAGGACACGGTACGCATCCGCGTGAAAGACGAATATTTGGTGCGTTCGTTCAAAGACGGTCGGTACTACACTGTGccgaaaaaggaagccaccGAATTCACGCGCGACAGCGTAAATAAGTCGGAAGCGGCCGCTGTTTCCGCCGCGATCGAATACATGGACAACGATGTACTTCCGCCGCACTGGGATCGCGAGGCACTGTTTGGAATGTCCGGAAGCTGCAGCGATTCGGATCAGGAGCTGGAAACAGACAGCTCCGATGACGAACCCACCGAGGAGAAGGATCATTTCGTGGCGCAACTCTACAAATTCATGGATGACCGTGGCACGCCGCTTAACAAGGCTCCGTCGATCACGAACCGCGACGTGGATCTGTACCGGTTGTTCCGGGCGGTGCAAAAATTGCACGGGTACAATCGCGTCACCACTCAGAATCAATGGAAGCAGATTGCGCTACGGTTAGGCTTTTCACCGGCTACCGCCAGCATAACCAACCTCGTTAAGCAGGCATACAAGAAGTTTCTGTTTTCGTTCGAGGAGTTCAACCGAAAGCTCGGATGTACGATGGTGCCCCATCCTAAGACGAGTCGCTCGAAGGGCCGTAGCTTGGTCCGTGCTAGCTCGGTGCAATCCCCGAAGCTAACGGAGAAAGAGAAGCAGCAAACGGCAAAGGAAAAGGCAGTGGCGGCTCTGGCAGCAGACTCATCATCCAAAGCAAACagctcgtcgtcttccgtggTCGCGGTATCGGCTGCAGTGGCCGTCACAGTTGCGGAAACATCAAACTCGGCCGTGGAGGAGTCAGGCAACACGAGTGAATCGAGTGCGGCGGAAAGTGCGGTATTGCGGCCAAGCGCCACCAAACGGAAAGCCGGTGGGGGGAAGGTTAAAGCGCTGGTGGATAAATTcgaggagaaggagaaggaacGTGAGAAGGAAAAGTCTTCGGTGGCAAGTAGCAAAGCGTCGGGAGATAGTAGTGGAACGGCCAGCAAAAAAGAGGAACCAACGGTAGCTAAAAAGGAAAAGTTTACTCCCAAAGTGGTGAAACCCgtggaaacggtggaaaagcggggTCGCAAGCGCAAAGATGCCGATTCAGTAGATTCAAAGAAAGACGATCGCGAAAGTACTGCCGGTTCCGCTAGTAGCAGTGGAGGTGGGGGCAGTAGTACGACTAAACAAGAGAAGCAAGCCACGGTCAGCAAGAAGGAAGACGGAGGTCCTCCTGGAAGTGGCAGTGCAAGTGTTAACAGCGTGAACAGTGGTTCTGGTGGTGGCAATGGGACAGGTCCGGGCTCAGGGGGGACCCAAAGTGGCAGTAGCAGGAACATTAGCCCTGCTCGAGGAGTTGCTACAGGATCGGTACCTGATTTTCCCATCGAGGTAGGGGATAAGCTAAAAGTGTACTACGACGAGCAGAAAGTAACGTACGAGGCAAAGGTGATCGAGATCGCCAAACAGGAAGGAAGTCCAATTTACTTGGTGCACTACACCGGTTGGAATACGAG GTACGATGAGTGGGTCCGTAAAGAGCGCATAGCGGAGAATTTGACCAACAGCAAAACTAAGAAAGGCAAATCATCCAACAATCCACCGGCTGGCGGAGGATCCGCCACCAGTAGATCATCTTCCAATGCCGGCGGACTAACGCCTGGTGGTGATAAAACACCCAAAATTGGCAAACGTAGCCGCGGTAATTCAAAGGGCGATCAGAGCGGTGGGCCAGGTGGCAATTCGACACCTCGCTCCACCACTCCCAACGTCGGGCGTAACAAATCCCCGGCAACGCCGTCCAATCGGCGCCCAATAACACGTGGTGGATCATCCGCCGTTTCCGGTGCGTCGCTGTCCGCCGCCGCTGGAAGGCGCACGTCTAACAATACTGACATTTCCTCGTCGCTCTCCGTCCCGACCGATCCGGATAACACGAGCGATACCGACTCGGACGAGCCGATGATGAAAAAGTGCACTACCAACAGCACCTCGTCGACTACCTCGTCCAACTCGTCGATCTCGATTCTGTCCACCAGCACGAAAGTAAGTACAACTGCCGAGGCCGGTTCTTCGTCCGATGCCGCGGCCATATCGGACGAGTTTTCCAACGGAGCAACCAAGGGTGGTGGTCGTGACTATGATCTCAATCAA ATTCGTTCTGAACTGAAGGGCTTCAAGGATTTAAAATCACCCGGCTCTCCAGCTTCTGACACGACCACAACAACTACTACAACTGCAGTAGCATGTGAAGGATCGTCCGGTCCACGATCTTCCACGACAGATGTACCTAAGCATCTCATTCCGAAGCAGGAACCAGCGTGCGAGCGGAATGTCCTGTCAGCGTCCACGGATACAGCCGAATCGAACTCTACGAACACCAGTACGCTGGTAACTGTGAAGAAGGAGATAGCCATTCCAGTAGCagtgaaagaagaagaatccACTGTAACCGAAGAAGATGACGAAGTGGAAAAGTCGTCGGAATCGGAAACACTCAGCGAGGAAGATTCATCCCAGTCGTCTAACAAAGCATTTTCCAGCTCGCCGATCACGACAATGGTCGATTCGGATACGGCCGAGACACCGTTGGCCAATACGAACGTATTAAGTCCAAAGACTTCCGATTCGCCTGCCCCCAGCGTCGAGCGGGATGATTCATCTTCAACCGAACCGCTCATTACCGTGGTCAACAAGGCAGCAGACATGAAGGCGTCACTCGAAAAATGTGCGGTCAGCGTTAAAAAGGAAACCATAGATCCGTCGATGGCGGACAAAATGTCTACTAGCCTGGCATCGTTGGCAGGAAAACCACCGATCAAGACGTACGGAACAGCGGCTACAATCATCGCCAATGCCGAAAAGATGGCCTTCTCTTCTTTGAGAGACGGCCCGTCGGACAGCGAAGTAAAACCGCAGATCGTAGTAGCATCACACAAAGATTcagaaacgcaacaaaaacatCTTCAACACTTGTCTCCTGCTTTGGCGACAAGTCCACAAATCGGGCCATCGTCCGCATTATCTACAAGAGCGAAAGGAGGTATATTGGAGGAAAAAGTCTCGTCTGGCACTAATATGACATCGCCTCTAGGAGCAGGAAATCGAACGACACCCGCGACAGCAACAGGCACAAAAGTAGGAACTGGCACATCCCCGTCGGGGACAGGAGGAAACAAGGATGAATCCACAGTGCAGAGCGTTACAGCTGCTACCGGAGCTAGTAATAGAATTTTAAAATCTGCTGCCTCGATGCAACCAATAGTGCCCGCTGTCTCATCAGATGATAACAGTTCCTCTAGCAAAGGCTTGCAGAACTTGGCCTCGTCGGGACCCTCTCACACTAGTTTTGGAATGTTGCGATCTGAGAAGAAACAATCATTGGCCCAATTCGCTGGGGTCGGCTCAACGATTTCGGGAACGGACAAGAAACCTACTCTTGGCAGAGAGGGAATGTCAGCATTCTCCACGACAACAGGGTCTTTATCGGTGCATGGTGGCACTACGGCGCCAACAACAGCGACCGTACCTGTATCTTCGGCATCCTCCTTAAAACATGGAGGTTCTGGACCGTTAGGAGAAAAGAAGCACTTTTCTTCCTCGACACTAACCCCGGCGCAGAATAAACTCCTTAGCAAAGAGGCGTTGTCAATCAAATCTATATTTGAGTCGACCGCCAACCGGATGGATGAAAAGATTTCCGACGTGTATGAATTCGAAGATGAGTACGATGAGCAAACCCCAAGCGGTACTATAAGCGGTAACGGTACTGGTAGCTCAACTAGCACATCCGTAAGTGGCCCTCGCAAGCTCGTTTCGGATGTGCCTCCTGCCGAAGTGGTTAGCTCAATGTCCCTCACTTCGGTATCCTCTGGATCTTCCACCGGCGGTGGGCTTCTTGGTGAGGAGAAGCGCAAGAAATCATTGCAAAGAAAGACACAAATGACGTCCTCCGATCCGCTAGACATTGGTATAGGAACCGGACTCTACAGTGCAGCAAAGCGTGCGAAAAAaccatccccgatcaaaaccgaaccggtggcaaCGGAGACAAAGTCACCGAAAGTAGGAGGTCTGGTACGGCGCgatcaaaaggaaaaagaagatcagcagaaggagcaaaagagtTCGGTCGGAGGTGAACCAGTAACAGGTGCAGAATCTTCAGGACTCCGATCGTCAGCCGCTAGTGAATCATTGAAGGAGAAATCTTCGCAGAAGGTGAACGTTTCAGCGGCAGCTACGGTGTCTTCATCGATCTCTGCGATGTCGACAGGCTTTGTGCAAACGCCCATAAAGCATGATTCAACGTTCGACGTGTTGCGGAAGTCCCCAAGCTTTAACTTGGTAACGCCAGGCCAACCGGGAATAAAGGAGGAAACTCTAAAAGGTtcagaagaaagcgaaacaaagccGACGCCTCCGCCAGCGACGGTAACCACAACGCCAGGTATTTTTACGCCGGTTATATCGGTAACATCGAACGTCGGCAGCTCGGTCAACGATCGGTCAATTTCGTCGGTCCTCTATCCATACGGAAAGGGGCCATCCACTTCCGTCCTTTTAGCGAAGGCAGGTGATGATAACGCGAAAGAAGAACCAACGCTGGAAAACTGTAAAAAGTACTTCAACGATATGAATTTTGAGTTCGAAACACCAAACGTGAAGAAACCGCCATCAATCGCGGACAAGGTGTTGAAAGCATTGagtcaacagcagcaacaacaaaaccaacagcaaGTAATTAAATCGGAAAAACCAGACTTTCCAAAGTACATGCCGAGCTCCATGCATCATACAAATAAGCCACCTGCAATCACAAGTTCCGCATCATCGTCTTCAGTGGGTGCTGGCTTGGAATCGGGCAACACGATGTCTTCCGTTACTGCAATGTCGTTAGCTCATACGATGACAAAGTCGGATTTAATGAGCAGCAATACTAGCACTGTGTCTTATTCCACATCGATCACGGGAGCGCTACCAGCGAAGGCGACGGGCCAGGTGGCAAACGAGACACATTTAAGCAAGAGCTCGGAACATGTAATTACGGCCAGTCTAGGCATCAAGAAGGAAGCTGACGAGTCCTTTACGCCCGTAACAAAATCGTCTCCGATCGGTGTTGATTCGAAGACGAACATTCCAACGGTCCTTCAACAGTCTTCGCAAGGTGCGCTAACTCCAGCCTCTCAAAATTCCGGAGCCCATAAGCTGCATTTGCTCGAACAAATTCCTACATCTCGCAGCAATGATCTGACCGAGTCGATACGCAAGCTGGATCCGGATCCAAGGTTTATACATGACGATGAATCCACGGATAGCAACGATTCGGAACATCGATTGATAATCGAGGATGCCGAATCCCAAGGCAGCGGTGAGCCTGTTTCCACCGGTATCGGAGCACCAACGGCACATACTCCGACAGCAGCATTGGTTATGAACTCGCCAGGCACAACGGCAGTGATTGTACACTACGACAGCAAACAGCCCGTTCCACCGTCGGTGACCTCAGCCAAAAAAGAACTCTTtgaggaaaaaccacgcacaaATGTTCCATCGATAACGCACGAAATGGCTTCGGCTGCTTCGGCCGCGGCCGTGGCGGCTGTCGCGGGCAAAGAAAAGCTAGTCTTGAAGCATGAAAGGTCAGCAACCATCGAACATCCGGCGTTGTCTTCCGTGCAAGTCAAGGACGAAATAGTGAAACCTGTCATGGCAGGTTCTACGGCGGTGACGAGCGtaggcgaaaagaaaacttcaGTTGGAGCAAAGCAGAGCCTACTAGAAACGATCATACAGATGAACACCGCAAGCCGTGGAATGAGCTCAGAGGATTACTTGATGCTTAAAGTGCatgaacagcagcaacgagaGGGCACTGGAGCTGAAAGTCGGAAGGACGTCCCATTGCCTGTGCAGCACTCCGAAAGTAAAGTATCCACGTCGGCGTCCGTTATAACATCCACAGGACCAAGCGAATCGGTTGTCACAGTAACACCATCGCTCTCTCAACAAGGGCAAAGTTTGGGCGAAGATAAAACGCAATTGCCGGCGGTTCAGCATCCCCAATCTCAACCGCAGCAGGCACCAAACAATGAATCGCTCTCATTGTTGTTGTGCGAGGAAACAATTCCCGGATCTCCAGCACCGAAAGATCACGATCGTTTACCGCCTTCTACGGTGGGGCGGAAGGTATACGCTGAACCACCGCTTGCAAtatcgacgtcgtcgtcgtcctcctcTTCCTTCCTACAACCACAAACAGTACAAACCGCGACCGATCTGAAGCCAGTGCCGATGGATCTGGAGCCGCCTGTTATGACGATAACGATAGGAGGCAATACAACGATTAGCAGCAGTAGTCAAAACGCGCAAACTGCAGGTGGAGCTTCAGCAGGAATTGGTGGCTCGTTTAATTCCACTATA cagcaagcaccgcaacagcagcagcaacatcaacagatTTTGCGAGGTAAAATAGGCCccagcggtggtggaggagagTCTGCTGTCGATACGCCCAACAGCTCTCCGAGGGATTCAGTTAGTCAAGATGAGA CACATGATCAAGAATCGTCTCCGGTTAAGAAACGTCGGCAACGAAAGCCCAGTGAAGAGCCAACACTTAAGCGCAGACGGACGACGAATATCAACCAAGGTGGCTATGGAAGTGCAAATAATGGTTCCAGCGGCAGCTACGGTCGCAACCAGCGGGGGATAAATACAAGCAATG CAACTGACAGTGAAGATAACTCGGACACCATCGCCGCATTACAAcgatcatcttcatcgtctCTGGTATTTATTGGCAGCAAATCTGGAAGGCCATGTCAGTACAACTTCCTGGTCAATTTGG ATCCTTCTCTCAACAACAATCAACGGATAGCGATAATCAAGAAAAAGATACAGGAGCTTCGAAAAACGTACAACGCTATTAAAGCCGAACTGGCTAGTATCGATCGTCGGCGGAAGAAGCTGCGGCGACGAGAACGTGAAAATAAGAAACAAGCCAAACTGAACAGCGTCAGCGCCAACAATTAG
- the LOC128724552 gene encoding kinesin-like protein Klp61F: protein MDASNGQSERNQSNNNNKPAKSNQNVQVYVRVRPTNNREKLIRSLEVVEVVSNRELQLKSNYADSRTSKKFTFDRAFAPNSKQHEVYHAVVAPYIEEVLSGFNCTVFAYGQTGTGKTFTMVGEEEPELSAAWEDDTQTGIIPRAVNHLFDELRMTELEFSMRISYLELYNEELCDLLSTDDTVKIRIFDDVQKKGSVIVQGLEEIPVHSKDDVYKLLAKGQERRKTASTLMNAQSSRSHTIFSIIIHIKENGIDGEEMLKIGKLNLVDLAGSENISKAGNEKGIRTRETVNINQSLLTLGRVITALVEKTPHIPYRESKLTRLLQESLGGRTKTSIIATVSPGNKDFEETLSTLEYAHRAKNIQNKPEANQKLSKKTVIKEYTEEIDRLKRDLMAARDKNGIYLAEETYNEMVYKSESATKELNDKSALIKALKDDLAKKETIFKEVYSSLTEREEELRRTTEDLGHTRMELSNTKRNLSQTKRKYVEKKVILDHHRKTEQTLTGQAKELINVVEMVTEDTHGLHDTVDRRKEIDSKNKSASEQFIDRVRLQIYTIQDDVGKLATECNLLTADMNLGWKSCNEQEEKTHLETKGYLSTLETVCYSLLQQKTTLVEGFKVAMGGKLDEQYGDAIRYLEEVDKSRGALMQSFSAALEKAKNGIRGVIDCQLEETRKQFDRMITHGRAYDTKCIEFCNTFSERLSELEAIATAFERNHKRLEEYAAHSKEEYRKETEALKEYEQNVKTFLERMATSKQRQMKLSDIVSDVSNELNNQGKVASDQLFGLRESIEQKKVIAQESSSERDRHVDECALLSQQHNLKATEELDSVNLVAVEVCNQQLGSTIQEEHVRLCNAQKDIHYSIEEFTSNFEAQNVHFKQSQEKSVKLVVESLDAQQTTREQFCTANRDYIQRIRQTVESYERRAKDNQLVELQGEFERFHEKDLTFYQSTGKTPIRKKVQYPRDIAMTSPDDRIVRRFWREKGIHDIDLSMTICEDIEEINPIERCHNRDPEIRNSTPLFQRSNIMNMDQDRQHLKDLQISNIGPKIHSVQLLDDSVEENKENQELDRRDIHHKQEAGVKETSQNGHTAFIIMSP from the exons ATGGACGCCAGCAACGGGCAATCGGAACGAAATCAATctaacaacaataataaaccAGCAAAATCCAACCAAAATGTGCAGGTTTATGTGCGCGTTCG CCCAACGAACAACAGAGAGAAACTGATTCGCTCACTGGAAGTTGTAGAGGTGGTATCGAACCGAGAATTACAGCTTAAATCAAATTACGCCGATTCGCGAACGTCAAAAAAATTCACTTTCGATCGAGCTTTCGCTCCAAACTCAAAACAACATGAAGTGTACCACGCAGTGGTGGCTCCCTATATCGAGGAGGTGTTGTCCGGTTTCAACTGCACAGTATTCGCTTATGGGCAGACCGGAACCGGTAAAACATTCACCATGGTAGGTGAGGAAGAGCCCGAGTTGAGCGCGGCCTGGGAAGACGACACCCAAACGGGTATTATTCCACGGGCAGTTAATCACCTGTTCGATGAGCTACGAATGACGGAATTGGAATTCTCTATGCGTATATCTTATCTGGAATTGTACAACGAGGAGCTGTGCGATCTTCTGTCGACTGACGATACAGTTAAGATACGCATATTCGATGATGTCCAGAAAAAAGGATCCGTTATCGTACAAGGATTAGAGGAAATTCCAGTGCACAGCAAGGACGATGTGTACAAGCTGCTGGCCAAAGGCCAAGAACGACGTAAAACAGCTTCGACCCTAATGAATGCTCAATCTTCCCGATCGCACACAATTTTCTCCATCATAATACACATCAAAGAGAATGGCATCGATGGTGAGGAAATGCTCAAAATTGGAAAGCTCAATTTGGTTGATCTTGCCGGTAgcgaaaatatttcaaaagctGGCAACGAAAAAGGCATCAGAACCCGCGAAACGGTCAATATCAATCAATCGTTGCTTACGCTTGGTCGGGTAATTACGGCACTGGTTGAGAAAACGCCTCATATTCCGTACCGTGAGTCGAAGCTCACGCGCCTGTTGCAAGAATCGCTAGGAGGGCGAACGAAAACGTCTATTATCGCCACTGTGTCACCGGGGAACAAAGATTTTGAGGAGACCCTTAGCACACTCGAGTATGCACACCGGGCGAAGAACATCCAGAACAAACCGGAAGCGAATCAGAAACTTTCCAAGAAAACAGTCATAAAAGAGTATACGGAAgagatcgatcggttgaagCGGGACCTGATGGCTGCCCGTGATAAGAACGGCATCTATTTGGCGGAAGAAACGTACAACGAGATGGTTTACAAATCCGAATCCGCCACCAAGGAACTCAACGACAAGTCTGCTCTTATCAAGGCATTAAAAGACGACctagcgaaaaaggaaacaatttttAAGGAGGTGTACAGCAGCCTAACCGAACGAGAGGAAGAACTGCGACGCACCACAGAAGATCTGGGACACACACGAATGGAGCTCTCCAACACAAAAAGGAATctttcgcaaacaaaacgaaaatacGTCGAGAAGAAGGTCATCCTCGATCATCATCGCAAAACTGAACAAACACTCACCGGACAGGCAAAAGAGTTGATAAACGTTGTGGAAATGGTAACCGAAGACACGCACGGTTTGCAT GACACTGTTGATCGTCGTAAGGAAATCgatagcaaaaacaaaagtgcaTCGGAACAGTTCATCGATCGCGTGAGGCTTCAAATTTACACGATCCAGGACGACGTTGGCAAATTAGCTACAGAATGTAACCTGTTGACTGCTGACATGAACTTAGGGTGGA aAAGCTGTAATGAGCAAGAAGAAAAGACACATCTCGAGACAAAGGGCTATTTGTCGACGTTGGAAACGGTGTGCTATAGTTTACTTCAACAGAAAACAACTCTCGTCGAAGGTTTCAAAGTAGCGATGGGTGGTAAATTGGATGAACAATACGGGGACGCTATCCGGTATCTCGAAGAAGTGGATAAGTCCCGTGGGGCGCTGATGCAATCGTTCTCAGCTGCGCtggaaaaagccaaaaatggCATACGCGGTGTGATAGATTGCCAATTAGAGGAAACACGGAAGCAGTTTGATCGAATGATAACACATGGTCGCGCTTACGACACGAAGTGTATAGAATTTTGTAACACATTCTCTGAGCGTCTGTCTGAGTTGGAAGCAATAGCAACGGCTTTCGAGAGAAATCACAAACGCTTGGAAGAATACGCTGCTCATTCGAAAGAAGAGTATCGAAAAGAGACAGAAGCGCTTAAGGAATATGAGCAGAACGTGAAAACGTTCCTCGAGCGAATGGCCACTTCCAAGCAGAGGCAAATGAAACTTTCCGATATCGTTTCTGACGTTTCTAATGAGCTGAACAATCAGGGTAAGGTAGCATCGGACCAGTTATTCGGTCTTCGTGAATCCATCGAGCAGAAGAAAGTCATTGCTCAAGAATCAAGCTCTGAAAGAGATCGTCACGTTGACGAGTGCGCTTTATTGTCGCAGCAGCACAATCTGAAAGCAACGGAAGAGCTAGACAGTGTGAACCTTGTGGCAGTGGAGGTTTGTAACCAACAATTGGGCAGCACAATCCAAGAAGAACACGTCCGATTGTGCAATGCTCAAAAAGATATTCACTACAGTATCGAAGAGTTTACAAGCAATTTCGAAGCACAAAACGTACACTTCAAGCAATCGCAAGAAAAAAGCGTCAAACTTGTGGTTGAAAGTTTAGACGCCCAGCAAACCACACGGGAGCAGTTCTGTACCGCTAATCGCGACTATATTCAACGCATTCGTCAAACTGTTGAATCCTATGAGCGAAGGGCAAAGGATAATCAGTTGGTCGAGCTGCAGGGCGAATTCGAGCGTTTCCATGAAAAAGATTTGACATTCTATCAATCGACGGGAAAAACACCGATCCGGAAAAAGGTGCAATACCCCAGAGATATTGCTATGACCTCACCAGATGATCGTATTGTACGACGGTTTTGGCGTGAAAAGGGCATTCACGATATTGATCTTTCCATGACGATATGCGAG GACATCGAAGAGATAAACCCCATCGAACGTTGCCACAACAGAGATCCAGAAATTCGTAACTCAACACCACTCTTTCAAAGATCTAACATCATGAACATGGATCAAGATCGGCAACATTTGAAGGACCTGCAGATATCAAACATCGGTCCTAAA aTTCACTCTGTGCAACTGTTAGATGACAGTGTGGAAGAGAACAAAGAAAATCAAGAACTCGACCGGAGGGATATTCATCACAAACAGGAAGCTGGTGTGAAAGAAACATCCCAGAATGGTCATACCGCGTTTATAATTATGTCCCCATAG